The following coding sequences lie in one Montipora foliosa isolate CH-2021 chromosome 11, ASM3666993v2, whole genome shotgun sequence genomic window:
- the LOC137974930 gene encoding protein moonraker-like — MAAGVAWKPFVAGFPVASAIHPSVTVPRLGLSTSQSGAVPRPLPMNQLHFNLGKSGTTVEQLTTRFRKPQPIVIERISEKTETPFNSVPFSHTTLPSAYPVLPSVSSSLSSDRLALAVHLAKKDVKKVKELGAESVLVPPDDDAQHKVTSAKGKGSLGKKLKTKSGKSKSQDILPEDTVTLRQRVHHAVKRQEASAKRQHEMHFYPAQREDDGYESDRERKQASEIRKLRKELHRYMRQMEELKNERPEVVRKKDKRLKRRRDGEVRLSDEEVDHRQVTRADEQAARSARMLYMLQRQIQEIEDELNKTGRGIRHTKKSQTLSRLAAAHRGAVRALQTFISHAPLQPNISHGLPPMYQELSTLIRQLSLLAAQLHIGGEDLDELKKIEDQEKKIKSEEQHVVAGEEGEKPSAFIQEVADRMPQDTKKILTPIKQAVTSSPDPTPERDAALQAGLSALLRAKDRPVQMTGVKQGTQQKPVLLQAAKPVKPVKQAVLLPAELKLKRQRTQQTAKRVKIQALDHAHFAKETVSSILKKAPSGEGPDKPKSPPRTLAREGPWIPERDVSGSERRHREEYVSPRMLKKEYEQQFGSSRNPRVAGGILPTHRELVEREVERQRWLDEEAERRIHELERIRRVENLRRSQRSPEILLSRRVIAETEEAIRSRLKPLLDRAEVIADTDVNREKQKKKSLQHQLGKLASQTTMNQADLLAEKVLDDILEETVVEMQRLELEEDAESQASDVQNSSTLENILQKLQNFEKVEEEIRQHWVHVKYADVERESNKASVDRPTNRPIKDPKPIIFTRPTETETHHLQSQNTKTGFHQQLRSDKRTLEGDGLSETNSFSSLVEEPNTDHLTGELNAQSSHIKGPFQDRAKVNSLRRPKVVLNVPKEMRASIASYRNRFNMYLRATATHEQGEFDPCGLLNRISEDLLDDALLEVGNELDRVCDDYAEDLYNEEFVSVNSDT; from the exons ATGGCTGCTGGTGTTGCATGGAAACCGTTTGTGGCAGGCTTTCCAGTTGCTAGTGCCATTCATCCTTCAGTGACTGTCCCACGTCTTGGGTTGTCAACTTCACAATCTGGAGCAGTCCCGAGGCCTCTTCCCATGAACCAACTCCATTTTAACTTAGGAAAGTCTGGAACAACGGTAGAGCAGCTCACAACAAGGTTCAGAAAACCACAACCTATTGTAATAGAAAGAATCAGTGAAAAGACAGAAACACCATTTAATTCAGTTCCTTTCAGCCATACGACACTTCCATCTGCCTATCCCGTTTTGCCGTCAGTTTCATCTTCTTTATCAAGCGACAGGCTTGCCCTTGCTGTTCATCTTGCAAAGAAAGATGTAAAGAAGGTCAAGGAACTTGGGGCTGAGAGTGTGTTAGTTCCACCAGATGATGATGCTCAACACAAGGTTACTTCAGCAAAGGGAAAGGGGTCGCTtggaaagaaattgaaaacgaaGAGTGGTAAATCAAAATCACAAGATATTCTCCCAGAAGATACTGTTACTCTTCGTCAAAGGGTACATCATGCAGTAAAAAGACAAGAGGCATCAGCCAAAAGGCAACATGAAATGCATTTTTACCCTGCGCAGAGGGAGGACGATGGCTATGAATCGGACAGGGAGAGAAAACAGGCCTCTGAAATACGAAAACTCCGCAAAGAACTGCATCGGTACATGAGGCAGATGGAGGAATTAAAGAATGAACGACCAGAGGTCGTGAGAAAGAAAGATAAAAGACTAAAAAGGAGAAGAGACGGGGAGGTAAGGTTGTCAGATGAGGAGGTGGATCATCGGCAGGTGACGAGAGCTGACGAGCAGGCTGCAAGATCTGCCAGGATGTTGTACATGCTGCAAAGACAG ATACAGGAGATTGAGGATGAgctgaacaagacaggcagaGGAATAAGGCACACTAAGAAG AGCCAGACCTTAAGCCGCTTGGCGGCAGCTCACAGAGGAGCAGTACGAGCGTTACAGACCTTTATCAGTCATGCACCACTTCAGCCAAATATCAGCCATGGCCTGCCACCAATGTACCAGGAGCTGTCCACCCTTATTAGACAACTCTCACTCTTAGCTGCGCAACTGCACATTGGTGGGGAAGATCTTGATGAGCTAAAGAAGATTGAGGACCAAGAGAAGAAG ATTAAAAGTGAAGAGCAGCATGTTGTAGCAGGTGAAGAAGGAGAGAAACCAAGTGCATTTATTCAAGAAGTAGCAGACAGAATGCCTCAAGACACCAAGAAAATACTAACTCCTATAAAACAAG CAGTAACAAGTTCTCCAGACCCTACTCCAGAGAGAGATGCTGCACTACAAGCTGGTCTGTCAGCATTGCTTAGAGCCAAGGACCGTCCAGTTCAGATGACGGGG gtgAAACAAGGTACCCAGCAAAAACCTGTTTTACTACAGGCTGCAAAACCAGTCAAACCAGTTAAACAAGCCGTGCTGCTTCCTGCTGAGCTTAAG cTAAAGCGTCAAAGAACCCAGCAGACAGCCAAAAGAGTAAAGATTCAAGCGCTGGATCATGCTCACTTTGCCAAGGAGACAGTGTCCTCGATACTGAAAAAGGCCCCTTCTGGTGAAGGGCCAGATAAACCGAAGAGCCCACCCAGAACACTGGCTAGAGAGGGTCCTTGGATCCCAGAGAGGGATGTGTCTGGCTCAGAGAGACGACATAGAGAGGAATATGTCTCGCCACGAATGCTGAAGAAAGAATATGAACAACAG TTTGGGAGTTCCAGAAACCCAAGAGTGGCTGGTGGAATTCTCCCAACACACCGTGAACTAGTAGAAAGAGAAGTGGAAAG acaacGGTGGCTTGACGAAGAAGCTGAAAGAAGG ATACACGAGTTGGAAAGAATACGAAGAGTGGAGAATCTTAGACGAAGCCAAAGAAG TCCTGAGATTTTACTGTCCAGACGAGTAATCGCCGAGACAGAGGAGGCAATTCGGTCAAGACTAAAACCTCTCTTGGATCGTGCTGAG GTGATAGCAGACACAGATGTGAACAgggaaaagcaaaagaaaaagtcATTGCAACATCAGCTGGGGAAATTGGCCTCGCAGACA ACAATGAATCAAGCAGACCTTTTGGCTGAAAAAGTTCTTGATGACATTTTGGAGGAAACAGTGGTTGAAATGCAAAG attaGAATTAGAAGAGGATGCTGAAAGTCAAGCTTCCGACGTACAAAACAGTTCCACCTTGGAAAATATCCTACAGAAACTACAGAATTTTGAG AAAGTCGAAGAGGAGATTCGACAGCACTGGGTCCATGTTAAATACGCTGACGTGGAGAGGGAATCAAATAAAGCATCTGTAG aTAGACCAACCAATCGGCCGATTAAGGATCCCAAACCCATCATATTTACCAGGCCAACCGAAACTGAAACCCATCATTTGCAGTCGCAAAATACGAAAACAGGTTTTCATCAGCAACTAAGAAGCGACAAAAGGACGTTAGAGGGAGATGGACTCAGCGAAACGAACAGTTTTTCCTCGCTTGTTGAAG AACCAAACACAGATCACTTAACAGGCGAATTGAATGCTCAAAGTTCCCATATCAAAGGCCCATTTCAGGACCGAGCCAAAGTAAATTCTTTGCGCCGTCCGAAAGTGGTCCTTAATGTGCCAAAGGAGATGAGAGCCAGTATTGCATCGTACAGGAATCGCTTTAACATGTATCTTAGAGCTACCGCCACTCACGAGCAGGGAGAATTTGACCCTTGTGGACTTTTAAATAG GATCAGTGAAGATCTTCTAGACGACGCTTTACTTGAAGTGGGAAATGAACTTGATCGCGTGTGCGATGATTACGCTGAAGATCTGTACAATGAGGAGTTTGTGTCTGTCAATTCAGACACGTGA
- the LOC137976234 gene encoding uncharacterized protein has protein sequence MSHLHHQVHSPSTDRNEKISYHRSLPPFDLNSRVKLPPIIKNELLGGRNAAKATLPPPTFQNLSTSVSSFSRVNRETQLPTKWTRTSETNVNHVEKSPIHFPNSYVVLPPIGQTTSWSYSGISTLQEIPRDVDQTRSNVSNRTARRRPSSQRKRTENEKADDQIERQSKQVKRLPDTTATAHANSSARREYTSQKDLFSLNHATYPYDDALRSLTEEQVEICEIEPVHVLERLELSKEALEFLESKNSQRRGGKCVAIDPSLKSAVDIIRDNLLRQTMEELCMIW, from the coding sequence ATGTCGCATTTGCATCATCAGGTTCATTCGCCAAGTACTGACAGAAACGAAAAGATATCTTACCATAGATCTCTACCACCGTTTGATTTGAACAGTCGGGTCAAATTACCTCCAATTATAAAAAACGAGTTGCTCGGTGGTCGCAATGCCGCAAAAGCGACTCTACCGCCTCCAACCTTTCAAAATTTATCGACAAGTGTGTCGTCTTTTTCACGCGTCAACCGAGAAACTCAGCTGCCAACCAAATGGACAAGGACTTCAGAAACTAACGTGAACCACGTTGAAAAAAGCCCAATTCACTTCCCTAATTCGTACGTTGTCTTGCCGCCGATTGGACAGACGACTTCATGGTCTTATTCGGGAATTTCGACGTTGCAAGAAATCCCGCGTGATGTCGACCAAACACGCTCAAATGTGTCAAATCGAACGGCGCGCCGAAGACCTTCCTCACAAAGAAAGCGCACAGAAAATGAGAAGGCAGATGATCAAATCGAAAGACAGAGTAAACAGGTCAAACGTTTGCCAGATACAACGGCAACTGCACATGCAAACTCATCTGCGAGACGGGAATACACGAGCCAAAAGGATCTGTTTTCGCTAAACCACGCCACCTACCCCTACGATGATGCGTTACGAAGTCTGACAGAAGAACAAGTCGAGATTTGTGAAATTGAGCCTGTTCATGTTTTAGAAAGGCTAGAGCTGAGTAAAGAAGCATTAGAGTTTCTTGAAAGCAAAAACAGTCAAAGACGAGGTGGGAAATGTGTTGCTATTGATCCATCACTAAAATCTGCTGTTGATATCATACGAGATAATTTACTACGGCAAACCATGGAAGAACTCTGTATGATATGGTGA